The following are from one region of the Sandaracinus amylolyticus genome:
- a CDS encoding TIGR00266 family protein: MRYELLEKPDFTMVKVTFDQQGESMLCESSAMVARDSKIDMKTSMQGGFLAAAKRKLLGGESIFQNTFTATAPGQSLYFAPAPEGDVQVLELDGHTPILMNSGAFLGAAPSVNLDTKWGGTRGFFSGQGFFLLKAEGTGPVFFASYGGIHAVDVGPGGYVCDTGHVVAFTGGLNYNVQRLGGLKSLFFSGEGLVCNFQGQGRLWISTRNPGGLVNFVHPFRPVQRSNG, encoded by the coding sequence ATGCGTTACGAGCTTCTCGAGAAGCCCGACTTCACGATGGTGAAGGTCACCTTCGATCAGCAGGGCGAGTCGATGCTCTGCGAGTCGAGCGCGATGGTCGCGCGCGATTCGAAGATCGACATGAAGACGTCGATGCAGGGCGGCTTCCTCGCGGCGGCGAAGCGCAAGCTGCTCGGCGGCGAGAGCATCTTCCAGAACACGTTCACCGCGACCGCGCCCGGCCAGTCGCTCTACTTCGCGCCGGCGCCCGAGGGCGACGTGCAGGTGCTCGAGCTCGACGGGCACACGCCGATCCTGATGAACAGCGGCGCGTTCCTCGGCGCGGCGCCGAGCGTGAACCTCGACACGAAGTGGGGCGGCACCCGCGGCTTCTTCAGCGGGCAGGGCTTCTTCCTGCTGAAGGCGGAGGGCACGGGCCCCGTGTTCTTCGCGAGCTACGGCGGCATCCACGCGGTCGACGTCGGACCTGGCGGCTACGTGTGCGACACCGGGCACGTCGTCGCGTTCACCGGCGGGCTCAACTACAACGTGCAGCGCCTCGGCGGCCTGAAGAGCCTCTTCTTCAGCGGCGAGGGTCTGGTGTGCAACTTCCAGGGCCAGGGGCGGCTCTGGATCAGCACTCGCAATCCGGGCGGGCTCGTGAACTTCGTGCACCCGTTCCGTCCGGTGCAGCGCTCGAACGGCTGA
- a CDS encoding 5'-nucleotidase C-terminal domain-containing protein, whose protein sequence is MRGEVVKTAIAALVAIAVVVPAALVRAQSSIDVQSRTISRILASGGIGGRFGRPLCQHGLTIEPSQTALYTYALMREARSPDAPMVLDTGGLLAPHGVARFAAVSDPGALAELVDRLGYRALSFGIEELGAPRASLLDVIRSLRRRGIPSIATNLRCEDESIVLCDLLVDASDRPSMHVVDQRRMAVLAFLPDDATTQIAPENAAGLTILPIAERMPEEVRTARAMGAEVVIAIAAIESAAALELARELPEDGRPDLLLLAGSGELLFARPSTVVPAIAEAPRGDAIEVLIREGLLRAGYEMVVQPLGGRGIDVGAPVLDFLDRIGADYCEEWGRVLGGGILTRELDAEELAELAARVVLEAADADLSVINLGAVDERWRTAREDALTASDLYIALEYDEPLVVADVPASWVVELARRSADQRLVTPGLERDGDGARVLGRPVNARATYRVVTLRFLASGGDGALPSLPDGVSWEPLELGTLRSVVLQRLQRGSELDARDALEDPAVTPEWIVSANADGSFAGSSIDNPRRPDGTPLYDSALLNRGDTIALGLEINLRADATAPDWSWENSGLLRYRAQWTPSMTPGVAGAFAEAVDQIQLRSLGAWRGLRDVPSQWYVPDPYAEIFLESELSEPPGRGWHWMLFRPTIGARFPLTSELDVKLSTGLQAQLLDPNGEAEWGVGAVVQLRPWDIARIEQRHVTLQGLLDWFLVDLGDQNRWQLRGSFDAMFDLAGPLALTLGVRLYMQQERGDQLGVALDATAGLRLGWLGRAVGPEL, encoded by the coding sequence GTGCGAGGCGAGGTCGTGAAGACGGCGATCGCGGCACTGGTCGCGATCGCCGTCGTCGTTCCTGCCGCGCTGGTGCGCGCGCAGTCGTCGATCGACGTGCAGTCGCGGACCATCTCGCGGATCCTCGCGTCGGGTGGGATCGGCGGGCGCTTCGGGCGACCGCTGTGTCAGCACGGGCTCACGATCGAGCCATCGCAGACCGCGCTCTACACCTACGCGCTGATGCGCGAGGCGCGCTCGCCCGATGCGCCGATGGTGCTCGACACCGGCGGGCTGCTCGCGCCGCACGGCGTGGCGCGGTTCGCGGCGGTGTCGGATCCCGGTGCGCTCGCGGAGCTCGTCGATCGCCTCGGGTATCGCGCGCTCTCGTTCGGCATCGAGGAGCTGGGCGCGCCGCGCGCGTCGCTGCTCGACGTGATCCGATCGCTGCGGCGCCGGGGGATCCCGTCGATCGCGACCAACCTGCGCTGCGAGGACGAGTCGATCGTGCTCTGCGATCTGCTCGTCGACGCGAGCGATCGTCCTTCGATGCACGTGGTCGATCAGCGGCGCATGGCGGTGCTCGCGTTCCTGCCCGACGACGCGACGACGCAGATCGCGCCGGAGAACGCGGCGGGGCTCACGATCCTGCCGATCGCGGAGCGGATGCCCGAGGAGGTGCGGACCGCGCGCGCGATGGGCGCGGAGGTCGTGATCGCGATCGCGGCGATCGAGAGCGCAGCGGCGCTCGAGCTCGCGCGGGAGCTGCCCGAGGACGGGCGGCCCGATCTGCTGCTGCTCGCGGGCAGCGGCGAGCTGCTCTTCGCGCGACCTTCGACCGTCGTGCCCGCGATCGCCGAGGCGCCGCGCGGGGATGCGATCGAGGTGCTGATCCGCGAGGGGCTGCTGCGCGCGGGCTACGAGATGGTCGTGCAGCCGCTGGGCGGGCGCGGCATCGACGTGGGCGCGCCGGTGCTCGACTTCCTCGACCGCATCGGCGCGGACTACTGCGAGGAGTGGGGGCGCGTGCTCGGCGGCGGGATCCTCACGCGCGAGCTCGATGCGGAGGAGCTCGCGGAGCTCGCGGCGCGCGTGGTGCTCGAGGCGGCGGACGCGGACCTCTCGGTGATCAACCTCGGCGCGGTCGACGAGCGGTGGAGGACGGCGCGCGAGGACGCGCTGACCGCGAGCGATCTCTACATCGCGCTCGAGTACGACGAGCCGCTGGTCGTCGCGGACGTGCCGGCGTCGTGGGTGGTGGAGCTCGCGCGGAGGAGCGCGGATCAGCGCCTGGTGACGCCGGGGCTGGAGCGCGACGGCGACGGAGCGCGCGTGCTGGGGCGGCCGGTGAACGCGCGCGCGACCTATCGCGTGGTGACGCTGCGCTTCCTCGCGAGCGGCGGAGACGGTGCGCTGCCGTCGCTCCCCGATGGCGTGAGCTGGGAGCCGCTCGAGCTCGGCACGCTGCGGTCGGTGGTGCTGCAGCGGCTGCAGCGAGGGAGCGAGCTCGACGCGCGCGACGCGCTCGAAGATCCGGCGGTGACGCCGGAGTGGATCGTGAGCGCCAACGCCGACGGATCGTTCGCGGGCTCGTCGATCGACAACCCACGAAGGCCCGATGGGACGCCGCTCTACGACTCGGCGCTGCTCAACCGCGGCGACACGATCGCGCTGGGGCTCGAGATCAACCTGCGCGCGGACGCGACGGCGCCCGACTGGTCGTGGGAGAACAGCGGGCTCCTGCGCTATCGCGCGCAGTGGACGCCGAGCATGACGCCCGGGGTCGCGGGCGCGTTCGCGGAGGCGGTCGATCAGATCCAGCTGCGATCGCTGGGCGCGTGGCGCGGGCTGCGCGATGTGCCGTCGCAGTGGTACGTGCCCGATCCGTACGCCGAGATCTTCCTCGAGAGCGAGCTCAGCGAGCCGCCGGGACGCGGATGGCACTGGATGCTGTTCCGCCCGACGATCGGTGCGCGGTTCCCGCTGACGAGCGAGCTCGACGTGAAGCTCTCGACCGGTCTGCAGGCGCAGCTGCTCGATCCCAACGGGGAAGCCGAGTGGGGTGTCGGCGCCGTGGTGCAGCTGCGGCCGTGGGACATCGCGCGCATCGAGCAGCGGCACGTGACGCTGCAGGGGCTGCTCGACTGGTTCTTGGTGGACCTCGGCGATCAGAACCGGTGGCAGCTGCGCGGCTCGTTCGACGCGATGTTCGATCTCGCGGGGCCGCTCGCGCTGACGCTCGGGGTGCGGCTCTACATGCAGCAGGAGCGCGGGGACCAGCTCGGCGTCGCGCTCGACGCGACCGCCGGATTGCGCCTGGGCTGGCTCGGTCGCGCGGTCGGCCCCGAGCTCTGA
- a CDS encoding TfoX/Sxy family protein, protein MAIDEELAGHVRAALADASQVREVKMFGGLGFMLKGHMIAASSDRGLLVRVGEPGEAEALAKPGAEPMVMNGRTMRGFVRVAGTLDARSVESWLRLARAFVETLPAKESGARSERKRAGR, encoded by the coding sequence ATGGCGATCGACGAGGAGTTGGCCGGACACGTGCGAGCCGCCCTCGCGGACGCGAGTCAGGTGCGCGAGGTCAAGATGTTCGGCGGCCTCGGCTTCATGCTGAAGGGCCACATGATCGCGGCCAGCTCCGACCGTGGCCTCCTCGTGCGCGTCGGCGAGCCCGGCGAAGCCGAGGCGCTCGCCAAGCCTGGCGCCGAGCCGATGGTGATGAACGGCCGCACCATGCGGGGCTTCGTCAGGGTCGCGGGAACGCTGGATGCGCGAAGCGTCGAGTCGTGGTTGCGGCTCGCGCGGGCATTCGTCGAGACGCTACCGGCCAAGGAGAGCGGGGCCAGATCCGAGCGCAAGAGGGCCGGGCGATGA
- a CDS encoding SRPBCC family protein: MGAPPDRVFAAFADATLVTRWLRPSPDIALTVLAFDFRPGGSYRFAYDVPTGERMIVGGTYRVIERPSRIVFSWVIEPPDEHAGIESEVIVTLVPSDAGTELTIRHTKLGRADADLRHEQGWRGALDLLDARLREEA, translated from the coding sequence TTGGGCGCCCCTCCCGACAGGGTGTTCGCGGCGTTCGCCGACGCGACGCTGGTCACACGGTGGCTGCGTCCCTCGCCGGACATCGCGCTCACCGTGCTCGCGTTCGACTTCCGCCCAGGCGGTTCGTACCGGTTCGCCTACGACGTGCCGACCGGCGAGCGGATGATCGTCGGCGGCACGTACCGCGTCATCGAGCGCCCGTCGCGCATCGTGTTCTCCTGGGTGATCGAACCGCCTGACGAGCACGCCGGCATCGAGTCCGAGGTGATCGTCACGTTGGTTCCGAGCGACGCCGGGACCGAGCTCACCATCCGCCACACCAAGCTCGGGCGCGCGGACGCCGACCTGCGGCACGAGCAGGGCTGGCGCGGCGCCCTCGACCTGCTCGACGCGCGACTGCGAGAGGAGGCCTGA
- a CDS encoding DUF1501 domain-containing protein, translating into MTKPYVDRLPSSQRRTFLKWLALAAAAPALSPSFRAEIQEAALGRAHAQLPPDGTFLVEICMRDQLDFGHVMVPPGLARHTALKRGEHGRQCALFFRQDELIEAAPDVFLTPQSEVLRPYVGDIAMMELCELTDGPVHGHEAANPVRSPGRTRTEGNGRIAMWEGEPGGESSEGAFYSSTPTPLALHNWWQRQHDATIHNAVVIKGTERAHAMYHFGAGLPGSEPDRFQTVDALMREFPATAVDRNVLPDPGEAELVRRFLGRVDPRLLQSRGYSASAVSAHDAQLDDVQRLLHLGAPRVVDLRLTEEDVAFWSAGVPARYGRTRIDVWEQAAYALKLIEGGLVRSVALEVDIGDVHGERTEAQMRDQTLTTVLPLVRLIERFQAAGIWDRTLIAISSTDGGRAPAAGSSGDEGKNGFILAGGRIRGGYYGDVRVAGADGDGHRYSYHMPDGASGAAIAEGTLVNDRRMTGAPVWRTIARALDVPDDAVMRFPDVASARACQWMLK; encoded by the coding sequence ATGACCAAGCCGTACGTCGATCGACTGCCCTCGTCGCAGCGCCGGACGTTCCTCAAGTGGCTCGCGCTCGCGGCCGCGGCGCCCGCGCTCTCGCCGTCGTTCCGCGCGGAGATCCAAGAGGCCGCGCTCGGTCGCGCGCACGCGCAGCTGCCGCCCGACGGAACGTTCCTCGTCGAGATCTGCATGCGGGACCAGCTCGACTTCGGGCACGTGATGGTGCCGCCCGGGCTCGCGCGGCACACGGCGCTGAAGCGCGGCGAGCACGGCCGGCAGTGCGCGCTCTTCTTCCGGCAGGACGAGCTGATCGAGGCCGCGCCCGACGTGTTCCTCACGCCGCAGTCCGAAGTGCTGCGCCCGTACGTCGGCGACATCGCGATGATGGAGCTCTGCGAGCTCACCGACGGTCCGGTGCACGGGCACGAGGCCGCGAACCCGGTGCGCTCACCCGGTCGCACGCGCACCGAGGGCAACGGACGCATCGCGATGTGGGAAGGCGAGCCCGGTGGCGAGAGCTCCGAGGGCGCGTTCTACTCGAGCACGCCCACGCCCCTCGCGCTGCACAACTGGTGGCAGCGACAGCACGACGCGACGATCCACAACGCGGTCGTCATCAAGGGCACCGAGCGCGCCCACGCGATGTACCACTTCGGCGCGGGCCTTCCGGGGAGCGAGCCCGATCGCTTCCAGACCGTCGATGCGCTGATGCGCGAGTTCCCCGCGACCGCCGTCGATCGCAACGTGCTGCCCGATCCCGGCGAGGCGGAGCTGGTGCGTCGCTTCCTCGGTCGCGTCGATCCGCGGCTCCTGCAGTCGCGCGGGTACTCGGCGTCGGCGGTGAGCGCGCACGACGCGCAGCTCGACGACGTGCAGCGCCTCCTGCACCTCGGCGCCCCGCGGGTGGTCGATCTGCGGCTCACCGAGGAGGACGTCGCGTTCTGGTCGGCGGGTGTGCCCGCGCGCTACGGGCGCACGCGCATCGACGTGTGGGAGCAGGCGGCGTACGCGCTCAAGCTGATCGAGGGCGGGCTCGTGCGGAGCGTCGCGCTCGAGGTCGACATCGGCGACGTGCACGGCGAGCGCACCGAGGCGCAGATGCGCGATCAGACGCTGACGACGGTGCTGCCGCTCGTGCGGCTCATCGAGCGGTTCCAGGCGGCGGGGATCTGGGATCGCACGCTGATCGCGATCTCGAGCACCGACGGTGGGCGCGCGCCGGCCGCGGGATCGTCGGGCGACGAGGGGAAGAACGGGTTCATCCTCGCGGGCGGTCGGATCCGCGGCGGCTACTACGGCGACGTGCGGGTCGCCGGCGCCGACGGCGACGGGCACCGCTACAGCTATCACATGCCCGACGGCGCGAGCGGCGCGGCGATCGCGGAGGGCACGCTCGTGAACGATCGACGGATGACCGGCGCGCCGGTGTGGAGGACGATCGCGCGCGCGCTCGACGTGCCGGACGACGCGGTGATGCGCTTCCCCGACGTCGCGAGCGCGCGCGCGTGTCAGTGGATGCTGAAGTGA
- a CDS encoding metalloregulator ArsR/SmtB family transcription factor: protein MPVTSVAGIRVVPAMSPPSRCVREGDTGHRTDVTGPADSPCDGPLTPPPRTYSYTAMHREAALDRTFRALADPTRRSMIHALSGGEARSAGELGARFRSAQPTISRHLRVLEDARLVERRVEGRVHRFRLRREPLAQASEWLERHQAFWTGAIDQLEQLLKESER, encoded by the coding sequence ATGCCGGTGACTTCGGTCGCCGGGATCCGTGTCGTTCCTGCCATGTCGCCTCCTTCGCGATGCGTTCGAGAAGGAGACACCGGACATCGCACGGATGTGACAGGGCCCGCCGACTCGCCGTGCGACGGGCCGTTGACACCGCCACCTCGAACATATAGCTACACAGCTATGCATCGTGAGGCTGCCCTCGACCGGACGTTTCGCGCGCTCGCCGACCCGACGCGGCGCTCGATGATCCACGCGCTCTCGGGCGGCGAGGCGCGCAGCGCCGGTGAGCTCGGCGCGCGCTTTCGCTCCGCGCAGCCCACGATCTCGCGTCACCTCAGGGTGCTCGAGGACGCACGGCTCGTGGAGCGTCGCGTCGAGGGGCGCGTTCACCGCTTTCGCCTGCGTCGCGAGCCGCTCGCGCAAGCCAGTGAGTGGCTCGAGCGCCATCAGGCGTTCTGGACCGGCGCGATCGATCAGCTCGAGCAGCTCCTGAAGGAGTCCGAGCGATGA
- a CDS encoding TIGR00266 family protein — MDQQPQYAQPQHPGHPGGYGQPMQGISPAPTGGASVAHAITHGPSFAMLRVDLQPGQVVIAEAGSMVARHSHVAMEVKMNAGKSAGFFAKIWALMIAFIRKVVGGETFFVNHFSAPQPGSVWIAPTMSGQIAHRRLNPGEKLVLSSGAYVASAGDIDVKMKFGGLKSILAKEGAFMLEVSGSGDLWFTSYGGIQAIDINGPYMVDNGHLVGYEGNLTMNIKSAGGGLLGFMASGEGLVCEFNGQGRIYIQSRNLSSLAGWLTPLMPS, encoded by the coding sequence ATGGATCAGCAGCCGCAGTACGCGCAGCCGCAGCACCCGGGCCATCCCGGCGGCTACGGACAGCCCATGCAGGGCATCTCGCCGGCGCCGACGGGCGGCGCGAGCGTCGCGCACGCCATCACGCACGGCCCTTCGTTCGCGATGCTGCGCGTCGATCTGCAGCCCGGTCAGGTCGTGATCGCGGAGGCGGGCTCGATGGTCGCGCGCCACTCGCACGTCGCGATGGAAGTGAAGATGAACGCGGGCAAGAGCGCGGGCTTCTTCGCGAAGATCTGGGCGCTGATGATCGCGTTCATCCGCAAGGTCGTCGGCGGTGAGACGTTCTTCGTGAACCACTTCAGCGCGCCGCAGCCCGGCAGCGTGTGGATCGCGCCGACGATGAGCGGGCAGATCGCGCATCGCCGCCTCAACCCCGGCGAGAAGCTCGTGCTCTCGAGCGGCGCGTACGTCGCGAGCGCGGGCGACATCGACGTGAAGATGAAGTTCGGCGGGCTGAAGTCGATCCTCGCGAAGGAGGGCGCCTTCATGCTCGAGGTGAGCGGCAGCGGTGATCTCTGGTTCACCAGCTACGGCGGCATCCAGGCGATCGACATCAACGGCCCGTACATGGTCGATAACGGCCACCTCGTCGGGTACGAGGGCAACCTCACCATGAACATCAAGAGCGCGGGCGGCGGCCTGCTCGGGTTCATGGCGTCGGGCGAAGGGCTCGTCTGCGAGTTCAACGGACAGGGCCGCATCTACATCCAGTCGCGCAACCTCAGCTCGCTCGCGGGCTGGCTCACCCCGCTCATGCCCTCCTGA
- a CDS encoding vitamin B12-dependent ribonucleotide reductase has protein sequence MSNTVDSKPQGSASARHHALPIEEQGLRIARRWTRSGVDPLDEIIYELRDSVITNPDGSVVFEMRGAEIPEDWSQLATDIAVSKYFRKAGVKGDAKKGETSAKMLVHRIARTVREAGEAQGGYFATKEDADAFEAELSYLLVTQRAAFNSPVWFNLGLYQRYGIEGQGGNWAWDEKKDDVLETANAYERPQCSACFIQSVGDDLMGIYELVKNEARLFKYGSGTGTNFSNLRGRQEKLSGGGTSSGLMSFLEVLDRAAGATKSGGTTRRAAKMVCLDMDHPEIVDFIEWKTREEKKARALIASGYPADFNGEAYHTVSGQNSNNSIRVNDEFMRAVEQDGEWQTTMRTTGEVVDTYKARELWRKISDSAWQCADPGVQYDSTINAWHTCPNTDRINASNPCSEYMFLDDTACNLSSINLVKFLDENGKFDVEGYRHAIRIMFTSQEILVDHSSYPTKRIGKNSHDYRPLGLGYANLGTLLMRLGIPYDSDAGRAWCGALTAILTGHAYKTSAEMAASKGPFPGFMRNRQPMLRVMGKHRDMAYMIDKAEFPAIVGSGDTGVPHDLLGAAREDWDHAVELGTQYGYRNAQATVLAPTGTIGLLMDCDTTGIEPDFALVKFKKLAGGGYFKIVNQSVPDALRNLSYSPAQIADIIAYVSGTNTFTGAPYLTRSMLIEKGLTESELSKAEKALPGVFDASQALSPWVIGTSAFERLGIRPEQYNKPGFTLLEHFGLTRKQIEELNDVVIGRMTVEGAPHLRKEHYAVFDCANRCGKHGKRFIEPMAHVRMMAAAQPFLSGAISKTVNLPNEATIEEVERIYHEGWKLGLKAVALYRDGCKASQPLSTSSAEKEDKAEAKSEKIAAAPAPALVPQVVTEPAKPRTVENAKAPPISVRHRMSKRRRGFTQEAKVGGHKVFLRTGEYENGALGEIFIDMHKEGAAFRSLMNCFAISVSMGLQHGVPLSAYVDQFTFTRFEPGGLVEGHPNIKFSTSIIDYVFRVLGVEYLQRYDFAQVPPAETQMELSNPTDADAVQKLPAGQIDSMAPPAITKAPQIELAFAGADHAAKSGSGSVLDQQLGEMMGDAPMCDQCGHITVRNGACYKCLNCGASLGCS, from the coding sequence GTGAGCAACACCGTCGACAGCAAGCCGCAAGGTTCCGCGAGCGCGCGTCACCACGCGTTGCCCATCGAGGAGCAAGGCCTCCGGATCGCGCGGCGCTGGACCCGTTCGGGCGTCGATCCGCTCGACGAGATCATCTACGAGCTGCGCGACAGCGTCATCACGAACCCCGACGGCTCCGTCGTGTTCGAGATGCGCGGCGCGGAGATCCCCGAGGACTGGTCGCAGCTCGCGACCGACATCGCGGTCTCCAAGTACTTCCGCAAGGCCGGCGTGAAGGGCGACGCGAAGAAGGGCGAGACGAGCGCGAAGATGCTCGTCCACCGCATCGCGCGCACCGTGCGCGAGGCCGGCGAGGCACAGGGCGGCTACTTCGCGACGAAGGAAGATGCCGACGCGTTCGAGGCCGAGCTCTCGTACCTGCTCGTGACCCAGCGCGCCGCGTTCAACTCGCCGGTCTGGTTCAACCTCGGCCTCTACCAGCGCTACGGCATCGAGGGCCAGGGCGGCAACTGGGCCTGGGACGAGAAGAAGGACGACGTCCTCGAGACGGCGAACGCGTACGAGCGCCCCCAGTGCTCGGCGTGCTTCATCCAGTCGGTCGGCGACGACCTCATGGGCATCTACGAGCTCGTGAAGAACGAGGCGCGCCTCTTCAAGTACGGCTCGGGCACCGGCACGAACTTCAGCAACCTGCGCGGACGCCAGGAGAAGCTGAGCGGCGGCGGCACCAGCTCGGGCCTGATGAGCTTCCTCGAGGTGCTCGATCGCGCGGCGGGCGCGACGAAGTCGGGCGGGACCACGCGGCGCGCCGCGAAGATGGTCTGCCTCGACATGGACCACCCCGAGATCGTCGACTTCATCGAGTGGAAGACCCGCGAGGAGAAGAAGGCGCGCGCGCTGATCGCGTCGGGCTATCCCGCGGACTTCAACGGCGAGGCCTATCACACGGTCAGCGGCCAGAACTCGAACAACTCGATCCGCGTGAACGACGAGTTCATGCGTGCCGTCGAGCAGGACGGTGAGTGGCAGACGACGATGCGCACGACCGGCGAGGTCGTCGACACGTACAAGGCGCGTGAGCTCTGGCGCAAGATCTCCGACAGCGCGTGGCAGTGCGCCGATCCCGGCGTGCAGTACGACTCGACGATCAACGCGTGGCACACGTGCCCCAACACGGATCGCATCAACGCGAGCAATCCGTGCAGCGAGTACATGTTCCTCGACGACACGGCGTGTAACCTGTCGTCGATCAATCTCGTGAAGTTCCTCGACGAGAACGGGAAGTTCGACGTCGAGGGATATCGCCACGCGATCCGGATCATGTTCACGAGCCAGGAGATCCTGGTCGATCACTCGAGCTATCCGACGAAGCGCATCGGCAAGAACAGCCACGACTATCGTCCGCTCGGGCTCGGCTACGCGAACCTCGGCACGCTGCTGATGCGGCTCGGCATCCCGTACGACAGCGACGCGGGCCGCGCGTGGTGTGGCGCGCTGACTGCCATCCTCACCGGTCACGCGTACAAGACCAGCGCGGAGATGGCGGCGAGCAAGGGCCCGTTCCCGGGCTTCATGCGCAACCGCCAGCCGATGCTGCGCGTGATGGGCAAGCACCGCGACATGGCCTACATGATCGACAAGGCGGAGTTCCCCGCCATCGTCGGCAGCGGTGACACCGGCGTTCCCCACGATCTCCTCGGCGCGGCGCGCGAGGACTGGGATCACGCGGTCGAGCTCGGCACGCAGTACGGATATCGCAACGCGCAGGCGACCGTGCTCGCGCCGACCGGCACCATCGGCCTGCTGATGGACTGCGACACGACGGGCATCGAGCCCGACTTCGCGCTGGTGAAGTTCAAGAAGCTCGCGGGCGGCGGGTACTTCAAGATCGTCAACCAGAGCGTGCCCGACGCGCTGCGCAACCTGAGCTATTCGCCCGCGCAGATCGCCGACATCATCGCGTACGTCAGCGGCACCAACACGTTCACCGGCGCGCCCTACCTCACGCGCTCGATGCTGATCGAGAAGGGCCTGACCGAGAGCGAGCTGAGCAAGGCGGAGAAGGCGCTGCCCGGCGTGTTCGACGCGTCGCAGGCGCTCTCGCCGTGGGTGATCGGGACGAGCGCGTTCGAGCGCCTCGGCATCAGGCCCGAGCAGTACAACAAGCCGGGCTTCACGCTGCTCGAGCACTTCGGCCTGACCCGCAAGCAGATCGAGGAGCTCAACGACGTCGTCATCGGCCGCATGACGGTCGAGGGCGCGCCGCACCTGCGCAAGGAGCACTACGCGGTGTTCGACTGCGCGAACCGCTGCGGCAAGCACGGCAAGCGCTTCATCGAGCCGATGGCGCACGTGCGCATGATGGCGGCGGCGCAGCCGTTCCTCAGCGGCGCGATCAGCAAGACCGTGAACCTGCCCAACGAGGCGACGATCGAAGAGGTCGAGCGCATCTATCACGAGGGCTGGAAGCTCGGGCTCAAGGCGGTCGCGCTCTATCGCGACGGGTGCAAGGCGAGCCAGCCGCTCTCGACCTCGAGCGCGGAGAAGGAAGACAAGGCCGAGGCGAAGAGCGAGAAGATCGCTGCGGCGCCCGCGCCTGCTCTGGTGCCCCAGGTCGTCACCGAGCCCGCGAAGCCGCGCACGGTCGAGAACGCGAAGGCGCCGCCGATCAGCGTGCGTCACCGCATGAGCAAGCGTCGCCGCGGCTTCACGCAGGAGGCGAAGGTCGGAGGCCACAAGGTCTTCCTCCGCACCGGCGAGTACGAGAACGGCGCGCTCGGTGAGATCTTCATCGACATGCACAAGGAAGGCGCGGCCTTCCGCTCGCTGATGAACTGCTTCGCGATCAGCGTCTCGATGGGCCTCCAGCACGGAGTCCCGCTGAGCGCGTACGTCGATCAGTTCACGTTCACGCGCTTCGAGCCGGGCGGTCTCGTCGAGGGCCACCCGAACATCAAGTTCAGCACGTCGATCATCGACTACGTCTTCCGCGTGCTCGGAGTCGAGTACCTCCAGCGCTACGACTTCGCGCAGGTGCCGCCCGCGGAGACGCAGATGGAGCTCTCGAACCCGACGGACGCCGACGCGGTGCAGAAGCTCCCGGCGGGGCAGATCGACAGCATGGCGCCCCCGGCGATCACCAAGGCGCCGCAGATCGAGCTCGCGTTCGCGGGCGCCGATCACGCGGCGAAGTCGGGCAGCGGCAGCGTGCTCGACCAGCAGCTCGGCGAGATGATGGGCGACGCGCCGATGTGCGATCAGTGCGGCCACATCACGGTCCGCAACGGCGCTTGTTACAAGTGCTTGAACTGCGGCGCATCGCTCGGCTGCAGCTGA
- a CDS encoding TIGR00266 family protein, protein MQIDIGYRPAHSLAKVSLGHGEQIVAESGALVGMSTNVHMQTQSQGGLMGGLKRLFGGESFFRNTFTASNGPGEVLLAHALNGDMVTLEMTPGGYFLTSSSFIASTPNVQIETKLGGMKSFFSGEGMFVMKASAQSPGQLLVGAFGGIEEIVCQGNMVIDTGHLVAWDASLTYKVGKSGSGWIASFLSGEGLVCHFEGQGRIWIQSRNPPAYGQAVAAMLPPRRA, encoded by the coding sequence ATGCAGATCGACATCGGATATCGGCCGGCGCACTCGCTCGCGAAGGTGTCGCTCGGCCACGGCGAGCAGATCGTGGCGGAGTCGGGCGCGCTCGTCGGCATGAGCACCAACGTGCACATGCAGACGCAGTCGCAGGGTGGGCTGATGGGCGGGCTCAAGCGCCTCTTCGGCGGTGAGAGCTTCTTCCGCAACACGTTCACCGCGAGCAACGGGCCCGGCGAGGTGCTCCTCGCGCACGCGCTCAACGGCGACATGGTGACGCTCGAGATGACGCCGGGAGGCTACTTCCTCACGAGCTCGTCGTTCATCGCGTCGACGCCGAACGTGCAGATCGAGACGAAGCTCGGCGGGATGAAGAGCTTCTTCTCCGGCGAGGGCATGTTCGTGATGAAGGCGAGCGCGCAGTCGCCGGGACAGCTCCTCGTCGGTGCGTTCGGCGGCATCGAGGAGATCGTCTGTCAGGGCAACATGGTGATCGACACCGGTCACCTCGTCGCGTGGGACGCGAGCCTGACCTACAAGGTCGGCAAGAGCGGCAGCGGGTGGATCGCCAGCTTCCTGAGCGGCGAAGGCCTCGTGTGTCACTTCGAGGGCCAGGGGCGGATCTGGATCCAGTCGCGCAATCCCCCGGCCTACGGGCAGGCGGTCGCGGCGATGTTGCCGCCGCGCAGGGCGTGA